A region from the Tsuneonella mangrovi genome encodes:
- the mltG gene encoding endolytic transglycosylase MltG codes for MKKLLPALALVAALALGWFAYGWYGPAEVGKDTTFIVADGSTLTKVAHQLQDKGLIKSADSFLLRAKVFGGREPVQAGEFLIPKGASASSILDQFQSGDVIRRFVTIPEGMPSIMVYDRLMADPMLTGPIPVPDEGSVLPDTYNYERGESRIKVLARMQAAMTKFLAAAWAERGKDIAVKTPGQAVILASIVEKETGIESERKLVAGLYSNRLKQGMPLQADPTIIYPITKGEPLGRRIRQSEIAAVNDYNTYTMTGLPTGPITNPGRESIEAVLHPAKTKALYMVANGKGGHWFADTLEQHNANVQKWFAIRRARGEMN; via the coding sequence GTGAAGAAACTGCTGCCAGCGCTGGCGCTTGTCGCCGCGCTGGCGCTCGGGTGGTTCGCTTACGGCTGGTATGGTCCGGCCGAGGTCGGGAAGGATACCACTTTCATCGTCGCCGACGGGTCCACGCTGACCAAGGTCGCTCACCAGTTGCAGGACAAGGGCCTTATCAAGTCGGCCGACAGCTTCCTGCTGCGCGCCAAGGTGTTCGGTGGACGCGAGCCGGTGCAGGCCGGCGAATTCCTGATCCCCAAGGGGGCCAGCGCGTCGTCGATCCTCGACCAGTTCCAGAGCGGCGACGTGATTCGCCGGTTCGTGACGATCCCTGAAGGGATGCCCTCGATCATGGTCTACGACCGGCTGATGGCCGATCCGATGCTGACCGGGCCGATCCCGGTGCCGGACGAAGGCTCTGTCCTGCCCGATACGTACAATTACGAACGCGGCGAATCGCGCATCAAGGTGCTTGCCCGGATGCAGGCGGCCATGACCAAGTTCCTCGCTGCCGCATGGGCCGAGAGGGGCAAGGATATCGCCGTCAAGACCCCTGGACAGGCGGTGATCCTCGCGTCGATCGTCGAGAAGGAAACCGGGATCGAGAGCGAACGCAAGCTGGTCGCCGGGCTCTATTCCAATCGCTTGAAGCAGGGAATGCCGCTGCAGGCCGACCCGACGATCATCTACCCGATCACCAAGGGCGAGCCGCTCGGCCGCCGGATCCGCCAGAGCGAGATCGCCGCCGTCAACGACTACAATACCTACACCATGACCGGGCTTCCCACGGGACCGATCACCAATCCAGGACGCGAAAGCATCGAGGCGGTGTTGCACCCTGCGAAGACCAAGGCGCTCTACATGGTCGCCAACGGCAAGGGCGGGCACTGGTTTGCCGACACGCTGGAGCAGCACAACGCCAACGTGCAGAAATGGTTCGCGATCCGCCGCGCGCGCGGGGAAATGAACTGA
- a CDS encoding 2'-5' RNA ligase family protein, giving the protein MVRDPPRARGNELSGEGQPASGPAPLIVTAELPQALQSRADQLRKAHFPPERNFLSAHVTLLHALPPSVEDEVCDALAEEARAAPAPARLEGLMNLGRGTALRLSSPAMLALRERLADRFHGLLTPQDMHAPRLHVTIQNKVSPFAAKALQAELSGQIEPRDFAFAGLALHRYRGGPWEFAKRWSFRG; this is encoded by the coding sequence ATGGTTCGCGATCCGCCGCGCGCGCGGGGAAATGAACTGAGCGGCGAGGGGCAACCGGCTTCCGGCCCGGCGCCGCTGATCGTCACCGCCGAATTGCCGCAGGCGCTCCAGTCGCGTGCCGACCAATTGCGCAAGGCGCACTTCCCTCCCGAGCGCAACTTCCTTTCCGCGCACGTCACACTGCTCCATGCCCTGCCGCCAAGCGTGGAGGATGAAGTCTGCGACGCGTTGGCTGAAGAGGCTCGCGCGGCTCCGGCCCCGGCGCGGCTGGAAGGGCTGATGAACCTCGGGCGAGGCACTGCGCTCCGGCTGTCTAGCCCGGCCATGCTTGCCTTGCGCGAACGGCTGGCGGATCGCTTCCACGGGTTGCTGACCCCGCAGGACATGCACGCACCGCGGCTCCACGTGACGATCCAGAACAAGGTCAGCCCCTTTGCGGCCAAGGCGCTGCAGGCGGAGCTTTCCGGGCAGATCGAGCCGCGCGATTTCGCCTTCGCGGGGCTCGCGCTGCACCGCTATCGCGGCGGGCCGTGGGAGTTCGCGAAGCGGTGGTCATTCCGCGGTTGA
- the aspS gene encoding aspartate--tRNA ligase has protein sequence MTVHTYRTHTCGQLTKADVGQPVRLSGWVHRKRDHGGVLFVDLRDHYGLTQIVADEDSPALPLLDALRLESVVTIDGDVKARDAEAVNPNLPTGEIEVFAREVTVQSKADDLPLIVNSAEDYPEETRLKYRFVDLRRERVHNNIMLRSRVITSIRRRMTDQGFTEFQTPILGASSPEGARDYLVPSRLHPGRFYALPQAPQMFKQLLMVAGFDRYFQIAPCFRDEDLRADRSPEFYQLDFEMSFVTQEDVFQAIEPVLAGVFEEFANGKSVTPAGTFPRIPYAEAMLKYGTDKPDLRNPIEISDVSQHFLTSGFGLFEKIVGGGGVVRTIPAPGTNEKSRKFFDDMNDWARREGFAGLGYVTRKQGEFGGPIAKNHGTEGMEKLYAELGLGENDGLFFAAGKEKDATKLAGAARTRVGEELGLIPDDRFAFCWIVDFPMFEYDEDAKKIDFSHNPFSMPQGEMEALETQDPLEIKAWQYDIVCNGYELSSGAIRNHRPDIMYKAFEIAGYSQADVDANFSGMIEAFKLGAPPHGGSAPGIDRIVMLLADEPNIREVIAFPLNQRAQDLMMGAPSAVSARQLRDVHIRTIDVPQQESAANPDKLVDPAAG, from the coding sequence TTATCGCACTCACACCTGCGGCCAGCTGACCAAGGCCGACGTGGGGCAGCCTGTCCGCCTGTCGGGCTGGGTCCACCGAAAGCGCGACCACGGCGGCGTGCTGTTCGTGGACCTGCGCGACCACTACGGCCTGACCCAGATCGTTGCCGACGAAGACAGCCCGGCGTTGCCGCTGCTCGACGCGCTGCGGCTCGAATCGGTCGTCACCATCGATGGCGACGTGAAGGCCCGCGATGCGGAGGCGGTAAACCCGAACCTGCCGACCGGCGAGATCGAAGTCTTCGCGCGCGAAGTGACGGTCCAGAGCAAGGCCGACGACCTGCCGCTGATCGTCAATTCGGCGGAAGACTATCCGGAGGAAACCCGCCTCAAGTACCGCTTCGTCGACCTGCGGCGCGAGCGAGTGCACAACAACATCATGCTGCGCAGCCGGGTGATCACTTCGATCCGCCGCCGCATGACCGACCAGGGTTTCACCGAGTTCCAGACCCCGATCCTCGGCGCATCGAGCCCCGAAGGCGCACGCGACTACCTTGTGCCCAGCCGCCTGCACCCGGGCCGGTTCTACGCGCTCCCGCAAGCGCCGCAGATGTTCAAGCAGCTGCTGATGGTCGCCGGGTTCGACCGCTATTTCCAGATCGCGCCGTGTTTCCGCGACGAGGACCTGCGCGCCGACCGCAGCCCCGAATTCTACCAGCTCGACTTCGAGATGAGCTTCGTCACGCAGGAAGACGTGTTCCAGGCGATCGAGCCGGTGCTCGCGGGCGTGTTCGAGGAGTTCGCGAACGGCAAGAGCGTGACCCCGGCGGGCACTTTCCCGCGCATCCCCTATGCCGAAGCGATGCTGAAATACGGCACCGACAAGCCGGATTTGCGCAACCCGATCGAGATTTCGGACGTTTCGCAGCACTTCCTGACTTCGGGCTTCGGCCTGTTCGAGAAGATCGTTGGCGGTGGCGGTGTCGTGCGCACGATTCCAGCGCCGGGCACCAACGAGAAGAGCCGCAAGTTCTTCGACGACATGAACGACTGGGCGCGGCGCGAAGGCTTCGCAGGGCTAGGCTACGTCACCCGCAAGCAGGGCGAGTTCGGTGGGCCGATCGCCAAGAACCATGGCACTGAGGGCATGGAGAAGCTCTACGCCGAACTCGGGCTGGGCGAGAATGACGGCCTGTTCTTCGCCGCCGGCAAGGAAAAGGATGCAACCAAGCTTGCCGGTGCAGCGCGGACCCGCGTCGGCGAGGAGCTTGGCCTGATCCCCGATGACCGGTTCGCGTTCTGCTGGATCGTCGACTTCCCGATGTTCGAATACGACGAAGACGCGAAGAAGATCGACTTCAGCCACAACCCGTTCTCGATGCCGCAGGGCGAGATGGAAGCGCTGGAGACGCAGGATCCGCTCGAGATCAAGGCCTGGCAGTACGACATCGTCTGCAACGGCTACGAGCTGTCTTCGGGTGCGATCCGGAACCATCGGCCCGACATCATGTACAAAGCGTTCGAGATCGCCGGCTATTCGCAGGCCGATGTCGATGCGAACTTCTCGGGCATGATCGAGGCGTTCAAGCTTGGTGCCCCGCCGCACGGCGGATCCGCGCCAGGTATCGACCGTATCGTAATGCTGCTGGCCGACGAGCCCAACATCAGGGAGGTCATCGCATTTCCATTGAACCAGCGCGCTCAGGACCTGATGATGGGTGCGCCGAGCGCGGTTTCGGCTCGCCAGCTGCGCGATGTACACATCCGCACGATCGATGTTCCGCAGCAGGAATCGGCAGCGAACCCGGACAAGCTGGTCGATCCCGCGGCGGGCTAG
- a CDS encoding acyl carrier protein — MSDTADRVQKIVVEHLGVESDKVTQEASFIDDLGADSLDIVELVMAFEEEFGVEIPDDAAEKITTVGDATKYIEEHKG, encoded by the coding sequence ATGAGCGATACCGCCGACCGCGTGCAGAAGATTGTCGTCGAACACCTCGGCGTCGAGAGCGACAAGGTCACCCAGGAAGCCAGCTTCATCGACGATCTCGGTGCGGACAGCCTCGACATCGTCGAGCTGGTGATGGCGTTCGAGGAAGAGTTCGGGGTCGAAATCCCGGACGACGCCGCCGAAAAGATCACCACTGTCGGTGACGCGACCAAGTACATCGAAGAGCACAAGGGCTAA
- the fabF gene encoding beta-ketoacyl-ACP synthase II: MRRVVVTGLGLVTPLGGDVETSWKNLIAGKSGAGTITRFDTEGQKCTIACEVKPKDHEYGFDPDKRVDFKVQRQVDPFIVYGIDAAGQALEDAGLVDMDDDLKLRTGCSIGSGIGGLPGIEIESVNLHERGPGRVSPHFVHGRLINLISGQVSIKYGLMGPNHAVVTACSTGAHSIGDAARMIKDGDADVMLAGGAESTINPLGVAGFAQARALNMSMNDRPTEASRPYDKNRDGFVMGEGAGVVVLEEYEHAKARGAKIYAEVVGYGLSGDAYHVTAPHPEGKGAELSMRMAMRKAGMEPGDIDYVNAHGTSTMADTIELAAVKRVLGDDLSGASMSSTKSAIGHLLGGAGAVEAIFCILAMRDQVVPPTLNLDDPDEGTEGVDLVPHKAKQREVRAVLNNSFGFGGTNASLIMKKVD; this comes from the coding sequence ATGCGCCGTGTGGTCGTAACCGGACTGGGTCTCGTCACCCCGCTGGGCGGTGACGTCGAAACTTCGTGGAAGAACCTCATTGCCGGCAAGAGCGGTGCGGGCACTATCACCCGGTTCGATACCGAAGGGCAGAAATGCACCATCGCTTGCGAGGTGAAGCCCAAGGATCACGAATACGGCTTCGATCCGGACAAGCGGGTGGATTTCAAGGTCCAGCGCCAGGTCGATCCGTTCATCGTCTACGGCATCGATGCCGCGGGGCAGGCGCTGGAAGACGCCGGGCTCGTCGATATGGACGACGACCTCAAGCTGCGCACCGGTTGCTCGATCGGTTCGGGCATCGGCGGCCTGCCGGGGATCGAGATCGAATCGGTCAACTTGCACGAACGCGGCCCCGGTCGGGTGAGTCCGCACTTCGTCCACGGGCGGCTGATCAACCTGATCAGCGGGCAGGTCTCGATCAAGTACGGCCTGATGGGTCCGAACCATGCGGTGGTGACCGCGTGCTCGACCGGCGCGCATTCGATCGGCGATGCCGCGCGGATGATCAAGGACGGCGATGCCGACGTGATGCTGGCAGGTGGGGCGGAAAGCACCATCAACCCGCTCGGTGTCGCCGGGTTCGCCCAAGCGCGCGCGCTCAACATGAGCATGAACGACCGGCCGACCGAAGCCAGCCGCCCCTACGACAAGAACCGCGACGGGTTCGTAATGGGCGAAGGTGCGGGCGTGGTCGTGCTCGAGGAATACGAGCACGCCAAGGCGCGCGGCGCGAAGATCTATGCCGAAGTCGTCGGCTATGGCCTGTCGGGCGATGCCTACCACGTCACCGCGCCGCACCCCGAAGGCAAGGGTGCCGAGCTGTCGATGCGCATGGCGATGCGCAAGGCGGGGATGGAGCCGGGCGACATCGACTACGTCAACGCCCACGGTACCAGCACGATGGCCGATACGATCGAGCTCGCCGCGGTTAAGCGCGTGCTCGGCGACGACCTCAGCGGTGCATCGATGAGCAGCACCAAGTCCGCGATCGGGCACCTGCTCGGCGGCGCGGGCGCGGTCGAAGCGATCTTCTGCATCCTCGCGATGCGCGACCAGGTCGTGCCGCCGACGCTCAACCTCGACGATCCCGACGAAGGCACCGAAGGCGTCGACCTCGTGCCGCACAAGGCCAAGCAACGCGAAGTGCGGGCCGTGCTCAACAACAGCTTCGGGTTCGGCGGGACAAACGCCTCGCTGATCATGAAGAAGGTCGACTGA